In a genomic window of Halobiforma lacisalsi AJ5:
- a CDS encoding ArsA family ATPase yields the protein MTDCIFYGGKGGVGKTTCAAATAVALADAGRETLVVSTDPAHSLSDSLEVDLGPEPAPVALEPSGGNDDEPASGSPTNVSAGSLWAAEIDPDAQAQRYEKLATALAADLRSAGIRLSDEEVERIFAAGTPAGGDEVAALDLFVEYVESDDPDWDVVVFDTAPTGHTLRLFDTPEVMGLALETARSLRGQVRRIGSAARTAMFGPMAGMRGDDGDDLEAFRDRLERARELLVDPDRTEFRVVTIPEGMAIAETERLVDRLREAEVPVERIVVNRVFEAPPEGCPRCADRRGRHAERVAEIRETFPDLEVVTVPELEREGEAQGLEAVRTVSRRLPAE from the coding sequence ATGACCGACTGCATCTTCTACGGCGGCAAAGGCGGCGTCGGCAAGACGACCTGTGCGGCCGCGACGGCCGTCGCGCTCGCCGACGCGGGACGAGAGACGCTGGTCGTCTCGACCGACCCGGCCCACTCGCTGTCGGACTCGCTCGAGGTCGACCTCGGGCCGGAGCCCGCACCCGTCGCGCTCGAGCCGTCCGGCGGGAACGACGACGAACCGGCGAGCGGGTCCCCGACAAACGTGTCCGCCGGTAGCCTCTGGGCCGCCGAGATCGACCCCGACGCGCAGGCACAGCGATACGAGAAACTGGCGACCGCGCTGGCCGCTGACCTGCGCAGCGCCGGCATCCGGCTCTCCGACGAGGAGGTCGAGCGGATCTTCGCCGCCGGAACCCCCGCAGGCGGCGACGAAGTCGCCGCGCTGGACCTGTTCGTCGAGTACGTCGAGTCGGACGACCCGGACTGGGACGTCGTCGTCTTCGACACCGCGCCGACGGGCCACACACTGCGGCTGTTCGACACGCCCGAGGTGATGGGGTTAGCCCTCGAGACGGCCCGCTCGCTGCGCGGTCAGGTCCGGCGGATCGGCTCTGCGGCACGAACGGCGATGTTCGGCCCGATGGCGGGGATGCGTGGCGACGACGGCGACGACCTCGAGGCGTTCCGGGACCGCCTCGAGCGGGCCCGCGAACTGCTCGTCGATCCCGACAGGACGGAGTTCCGCGTCGTCACGATTCCGGAGGGAATGGCGATCGCGGAGACCGAACGGCTGGTCGATCGGCTCCGGGAGGCCGAGGTACCCGTCGAGCGCATCGTCGTAAACCGTGTGTTCGAGGCTCCGCCGGAGGGGTGCCCGCGGTGTGCGGACCGCCGGGGGAGACACGCGGAGCGCGTCGCCGAGATCCGCGAGACGTTTCCCGACCTCGAGGTCGTGACAGTACCGGAACTCGAACGCGAGGGGGAAGCGCAGGGACTCGAGGCGGTGCGAACGGTCTCGCGGCGGCTGCCCGCCGAGTGA
- a CDS encoding carotenoid oxygenase family protein produces the protein MSNATDRAYELGFRTVETEYADRRLPVEGAVPSWLSGALIRNGPGRFEFGGERATHWFDGLAMLRRYGFDDGTVSYTNRFLRTEAYAAADSGHGATEFATGDGSLRRTLQWLRSLGPPEPTDNANVHVAQLGEHFVALTEAPRRIAFDPVTLETRGEFRWRDDVPEHLATAHLTVDPNREETIGYSTVFGLSPTYHVYRIPHGRAARRHVATVPASGPGYVHDCSVTESHVVIVETPLRIAVTKALAPWNGNEGLLDLLEYDETATSRFLVIDRDTETLAATLEAPPFFTFHHVNAYEDGDELVVDLVAFDDDEIVRALTFEALSEGAFATAPDGRFVRYRLRPDEDRVRRSERYDGGMELPTVPKSVRGRRYRYAYAQATDRVGANGLVKLDVERGTATEWWERGVYVEEPRMVRRPDGSAEDDGVVIATALDTRRERSMLLVFDAETLVELARAPLPHAVPFGFHGRYFPDA, from the coding sequence ATGTCGAACGCAACCGATCGCGCCTACGAACTCGGGTTCCGGACGGTCGAAACCGAGTACGCCGACCGACGGCTGCCGGTCGAGGGGGCCGTCCCCTCGTGGCTCTCCGGGGCCCTGATCCGGAACGGGCCGGGACGGTTCGAGTTCGGCGGGGAGCGTGCGACCCACTGGTTCGACGGCCTGGCGATGCTCCGTCGCTACGGCTTCGACGACGGCACCGTGTCGTATACGAACCGGTTTCTGCGTACCGAGGCGTACGCGGCCGCCGATTCCGGCCACGGCGCGACGGAGTTCGCGACCGGCGACGGTTCGCTTCGTCGGACGCTGCAGTGGCTCCGATCGCTCGGACCACCAGAACCGACGGACAACGCGAACGTTCACGTTGCCCAGCTCGGCGAACACTTCGTCGCGCTCACCGAGGCCCCGCGCCGGATCGCCTTCGATCCGGTCACGCTCGAGACTCGCGGCGAGTTTCGGTGGCGAGACGACGTTCCGGAGCATCTGGCGACCGCCCACCTCACGGTCGATCCGAACCGCGAGGAGACGATCGGTTACAGCACGGTGTTCGGTCTCTCCCCGACGTATCACGTCTATCGGATCCCCCACGGACGCGCCGCCCGACGGCACGTCGCTACCGTGCCGGCCTCCGGTCCCGGATACGTCCACGACTGTTCGGTTACCGAGTCACACGTCGTCATCGTGGAGACGCCGCTGCGGATCGCGGTGACGAAGGCGCTGGCCCCGTGGAACGGAAACGAGGGGTTGCTCGACCTGCTCGAGTACGACGAGACGGCTACGAGCAGGTTCCTCGTCATCGATCGGGACACCGAGACGCTCGCCGCGACGCTCGAGGCGCCGCCGTTCTTCACGTTCCACCACGTCAACGCCTACGAGGACGGCGACGAACTGGTCGTCGATCTCGTCGCGTTCGACGACGACGAGATCGTTCGGGCGCTCACGTTCGAGGCCCTTTCGGAGGGGGCCTTCGCTACGGCTCCCGACGGTCGGTTCGTCAGGTATCGGCTCCGTCCGGACGAGGACCGCGTTCGACGCTCCGAACGGTACGATGGCGGGATGGAGCTTCCGACCGTTCCGAAATCGGTTCGGGGGCGCCGGTATCGGTACGCGTACGCACAGGCGACCGACAGGGTGGGTGCGAACGGACTGGTCAAACTCGACGTCGAACGGGGCACCGCGACGGAGTGGTGGGAGCGTGGCGTCTACGTCGAGGAGCCGCGGATGGTTCGACGCCCGGACGGCTCGGCCGAGGACGACGGCGTCGTGATCGCGACGGCACTGGACACCCGGCGGGAGCGCTCGATGCTGCTCGTGTTCGACGCGGAGACGCTCGTCGAGCTGGCGCGTGCGCCGCTGCCACATGCCGTCCCGTTCGGGTTTCACGGCCGGTATTTTCCCGACGCGTGA
- a CDS encoding GNAT family N-acetyltransferase has protein sequence MSLFPTELESDRLRYERLHPDDIDPFELYEHVRAGAPHIDEITEHVTWEPYDHPQEALEWIETCGENFEDSDAATYVIRPKEGDRAGELAGLAGIQPDWDRQLAVLGVWFRKPFWGRGYSGERAGRMLELAFDRLDLEVVAVTHDPENDNSRRAIERYVERFGGRREGRIRNDIVIDGEPRDSIRYSISSEEWRANRG, from the coding sequence ATGTCGCTGTTTCCGACCGAACTGGAGAGCGATCGGCTCCGATACGAGCGGCTCCACCCTGACGACATCGACCCGTTCGAACTGTACGAGCACGTTCGCGCCGGCGCGCCCCACATCGACGAAATCACCGAGCACGTCACCTGGGAGCCGTACGACCACCCGCAAGAGGCCCTCGAGTGGATCGAGACCTGCGGCGAGAACTTCGAGGACAGCGACGCCGCGACGTACGTGATACGGCCGAAAGAGGGCGACCGGGCTGGCGAACTGGCCGGCCTGGCGGGGATACAGCCGGACTGGGACCGACAGCTGGCAGTGCTCGGCGTCTGGTTCCGGAAACCGTTCTGGGGTCGCGGCTACTCCGGCGAGCGAGCCGGCCGCATGCTCGAACTCGCTTTTGATCGGCTCGACCTCGAGGTCGTCGCGGTGACACACGACCCCGAGAACGACAACTCGCGGCGGGCCATCGAGCGCTACGTCGAGCGGTTCGGCGGCCGCAGGGAGGGCCGTATCCGCAACGACATCGTCATCGACGGCGAACCGCGGGACTCGATCCGCTACAGCATCTCGAGCGAGGAGTGGCGGGCGAACCGGGGGTGA
- the ligA gene encoding NAD-dependent DNA ligase LigA — protein MPVVDENAEDNPYLRDPPTDFEPVEGLSPEEAREQVELLREAVREHDRRYYVENDPIIADRTYDALFSRLRELEDAFDLARPDSPTRGVGGEPVEEFDTVEHVAPMLSIEGSGDEADVREFDERVRREVGPVDYVCEPKFDGISMEFVYEDGRLERAVTRGDGREGDDVTRNARTIGSVPQRLHGDYPDFLAVRGEVYMPKDAFQAYNRERIERGEDPFANPRNATAGTIRQLDPAVVAERPLEVFYFDVLAASDLEDSHRAELERFPEWGLRVTDHVEVVDDIDGAIDYRERTLEARDDLDFEIDGTVIKVDDRDAREELGRTARHDRYAFAYKFPARAEVTPIVDVAVQIGRTGRVTPVALLEPVDVGGVTVSRASLHNPEEIAEKNVNVGDTVRVQRAGDVIPYVEEVVEKESEGHYELPDHCPVCDSAIERDGPMAFCTGGLACDAQLRRSIEYYASDDGLDLEGLGEKSVRQLVDAGLLESVADLYELEREDLTELEGWGEKSAENLLAEIERGREPPLADFLSALGVPHVGPTTARELAREFGTFEAFREAAEDDPDRLEGVDDVGETVAERIHDFFTSEANAAAVDDVLEHVSPHESDLDLASGGDELEGLTFVFTGSLEGMTRSEAQETVEAHGANATGSVSGNTDYLVVGDNPGQTKRDDAEENDVPIVDEDEFHDLLAERGIDLE, from the coding sequence ATGCCAGTCGTCGACGAGAACGCCGAGGACAACCCCTACCTCCGGGATCCGCCGACCGACTTCGAGCCGGTCGAGGGGCTCTCGCCGGAGGAGGCCCGCGAGCAGGTCGAGTTGCTCCGGGAGGCCGTCCGCGAGCACGACCGCCGCTACTACGTCGAGAACGATCCCATCATCGCCGACCGAACCTACGACGCGCTCTTTTCCCGACTGCGGGAACTCGAGGACGCGTTCGACCTCGCCCGCCCCGACAGCCCGACCAGGGGCGTCGGGGGCGAACCCGTCGAGGAGTTCGACACCGTCGAACACGTCGCGCCGATGCTCTCGATCGAGGGGAGCGGCGACGAGGCGGACGTCCGGGAGTTCGACGAGCGGGTCCGTCGCGAAGTGGGACCCGTCGACTACGTCTGTGAACCCAAGTTCGACGGCATCTCGATGGAGTTCGTCTACGAGGACGGCCGCCTCGAGCGGGCCGTCACCCGCGGCGACGGCCGCGAGGGCGACGACGTCACCCGCAACGCCCGGACGATCGGTTCGGTCCCCCAGCGGCTCCACGGCGACTACCCCGACTTCCTCGCGGTTCGGGGCGAGGTCTACATGCCGAAAGACGCCTTCCAGGCGTACAACCGCGAGCGGATCGAACGCGGCGAGGACCCCTTCGCCAACCCCAGAAACGCGACTGCGGGGACGATCCGCCAGCTCGATCCCGCCGTCGTCGCCGAGCGCCCCCTCGAGGTCTTCTACTTCGACGTGCTCGCGGCCAGCGACCTGGAGGACAGCCACCGCGCGGAACTCGAGCGGTTCCCCGAGTGGGGGCTGCGCGTGACCGACCACGTCGAAGTCGTCGACGACATCGACGGCGCGATCGACTACCGCGAGCGTACCCTCGAGGCCCGTGACGACCTCGACTTCGAGATCGACGGCACCGTCATCAAGGTCGACGACCGCGACGCCCGCGAGGAACTCGGTCGCACCGCACGCCACGATCGCTACGCCTTCGCCTACAAGTTCCCCGCCCGCGCGGAGGTGACGCCCATCGTCGACGTCGCGGTCCAGATCGGCCGCACCGGCCGGGTGACGCCCGTCGCCCTGCTCGAGCCGGTCGACGTCGGGGGCGTGACGGTTTCGCGGGCGAGCCTGCACAACCCCGAGGAGATCGCCGAGAAGAACGTCAACGTCGGCGACACGGTCCGCGTCCAGCGGGCGGGCGACGTGATCCCCTACGTCGAGGAGGTCGTCGAGAAGGAAAGCGAGGGGCACTACGAACTGCCCGATCACTGTCCCGTCTGCGACAGTGCCATCGAACGCGACGGCCCGATGGCGTTCTGTACCGGCGGGCTCGCCTGCGACGCACAACTGCGCCGGTCGATCGAGTACTACGCGAGCGACGACGGGCTGGACCTCGAGGGGCTGGGCGAGAAGAGCGTCCGCCAGCTCGTCGACGCCGGCCTGCTCGAGTCGGTCGCCGACCTGTACGAACTCGAACGCGAGGACCTCACCGAACTCGAGGGCTGGGGCGAGAAAAGCGCCGAGAACCTGCTCGCGGAGATCGAGCGGGGCCGCGAACCGCCGCTCGCCGACTTCCTCTCGGCGCTCGGGGTCCCCCATGTCGGCCCGACGACCGCCCGCGAACTCGCCCGCGAGTTCGGTACCTTCGAGGCGTTCCGCGAGGCGGCCGAGGACGACCCCGACCGGCTCGAGGGGGTCGACGACGTCGGCGAAACGGTCGCCGAGCGGATCCACGACTTCTTCACGAGCGAGGCAAACGCCGCGGCGGTCGACGACGTCCTCGAGCACGTCTCCCCCCACGAGTCCGACCTCGACCTCGCGTCCGGCGGCGACGAACTCGAGGGGCTGACCTTCGTCTTCACCGGTTCGCTCGAGGGTATGACCCGCAGCGAGGCCCAGGAGACCGTCGAAGCCCACGGCGCGAACGCCACGGGAAGCGTCTCGGGGAACACGGACTATCTAGTGGTCGGGGACAATCCCGGGCAGACGAAGCGGGACGACGCCGAGGAAAACGACGTGCCGATCGTCGACGAGGACGAGTTCCACGACCTGCTTGCCGAACGCGGGATCGACCTCGAGTGA